The genomic DNA TCCTGGCGCTGCTCGACTCCACGGGAGAGCTGGGAGAGGGCGATGACCGGTACCTGGAGCTCACGGGCGAGTCCTTTGAGGGCACGGGAGATTTCCGATACTTCCTGCTGGCGGTTTTCGCCGGCGCGGCCGCTTCCCTGGATGAGCTGGAGGTAGTCGATCATGATCATGCCGAGTCCCTGGTCCTGAGCGAGACGGCGGCATTTGGAGCGGATTTCCCCGACTTTGATCCCCGGGGTATCATCGATGAAGATCCCGGCGTTTGAGAGGCTTCCCATGGCCATGGTGAGCTTCCGCCAGTCTTCGTCACTCAGGTCACCTGTACGGAGGTTCTGGGCGTTGATGTTCCCCTCTGCACAGAGCATACGCATGACGAGCTGTTCTGCCCCCATCTCGAGGCTGAAGATCGCGACGTTTTCACGGGCCTTGACGGCGACGTTCTGGGCGATATTCAGGGCGAAGGCGGTCTTACCCATGGAAGGACGGGCTCCTACGATGATGAGATCATTCCGCTGGAATCCGGCGGTCATGTGATCAAGGTCGGCGAAGCCTGTCGGGATCCCCGTGACGTCCCCTTTACGGTTGGTCAGGATCTCGATGTTGTCATAGGTACGGACAAGGACGTCCTTGATGTTATGGAAGGCTCCGGCGTTTTTCCGCTGGGCGACTTCCATGATGTTTTTCTCGGCTTCACCCAAAAGGGCATCGACTTCATCTTCGCGGGCATAGCCGTCTGAAGCGATGTCGGTGGCGGTGCGGATCAGTCTACGGAGAAGCGACTTCTCTTCGACGATCTTGGCATAATATTCGATGTTGGCTGCCGTCGGGACGGAGCCAGCCAATTCACTCAGGTAGGCGACGCCGCCCACATCTTCGAGTTCCTTGGCGGCAGCGAGTTCTTCCGTGACCGTGATCAGGTCGACGGCTTTCCCTCCGTCACCGAGCTTCAGCATCACATTGTAGATCTTTTGATGGGAATGACGATAGAAGTCCTCCGGTATGAGGATCTCCGATGTGGTCGTCAGAGCACTTGGCTCCAGGAATACCGCACCTAGAACGGCCTGTTCGGCTTCGATGTTCTGAGGCGGGATCCGGTCCTGAAACATTTCGTTCATTGTATATGACCTCCTGCACGAGGAATTCTTGGTTTCCACTATAGGCTGATGATTGAGGCATGTATCGTTTACGGAAAAAAAGTGACCTGGACCGAATCCAAATCACCTTTTTTCATTCTAGTACTATTTTAACATGTTTTCGTTGGAAATGAAGATGTCAATCTCTTACTCTTCTGTGACGTGGACCTTAAGGGTAGCTGACACTTCAGTATGGAGCTTGACCGGTACGTTTGTGAAGCCGAGTGCGCGGATCGCGTCGTTCATCTCGATTTTGCGCTTGTCAACTTTAATGTCATGCTGCTTTTTAAGGGCATCGGCAATCTGCTTGCTCGTGATGGAACCGAACAAACGGCCGCCTTCACCGGATTTCGCTTTCAGTTCGACCTGAAGCTCTTCCATGGCTGCCTTCAGCTTTTTCGCTTCTTCCAGTTCTTCCTGTGCGATTTGCTTTTCTTTGTTCTTTTGACCCTCAAGCTGGCTGATGTTGGCGTTGCTTGCTTCTACAGCCAGGCCTTTTTTGAGAAGGAAGTTATGTGCGTAGCCATCAGCCACGTTTTTCACTTCGCCTTTTT from Rossellomorea marisflavi includes the following:
- the dnaB gene encoding replicative DNA helicase yields the protein MNEMFQDRIPPQNIEAEQAVLGAVFLEPSALTTTSEILIPEDFYRHSHQKIYNVMLKLGDGGKAVDLITVTEELAAAKELEDVGGVAYLSELAGSVPTAANIEYYAKIVEEKSLLRRLIRTATDIASDGYAREDEVDALLGEAEKNIMEVAQRKNAGAFHNIKDVLVRTYDNIEILTNRKGDVTGIPTGFADLDHMTAGFQRNDLIIVGARPSMGKTAFALNIAQNVAVKARENVAIFSLEMGAEQLVMRMLCAEGNINAQNLRTGDLSDEDWRKLTMAMGSLSNAGIFIDDTPGIKVGEIRSKCRRLAQDQGLGMIMIDYLQLIQGSGRAGENRQQEVSEISRALKGLARELQVPVIALSQLSRGVEQRQDKRPMMSDIRESGSIEQDADIVAFLYREDYYDKESENKNIIEIIIAKQRNGPVGAVSLAFVKEYNKFVNLERRFDDAPA
- the rplI gene encoding 50S ribosomal protein L9 codes for the protein MKVIFLKDVKGKGKKGEVKNVADGYAHNFLLKKGLAVEASNANISQLEGQKNKEKQIAQEELEEAKKLKAAMEELQVELKAKSGEGGRLFGSITSKQIADALKKQHDIKVDKRKIEMNDAIRALGFTNVPVKLHTEVSATLKVHVTEE